TTTAGCTTCAATCCCCTCGTTATTGTCGGGGGCTGACAGACATGGGACGCCAGAAGAATGCCAATGGCACACATTGTGTCAACGATTTGGGTTTTGCAATGCACTGCCCCGACACTACTTATAAGCACGCGCAGGGCCTCCCCGTAGTGGACCAAGGGCTTTGACGAAACTGAACCTGTGTAAAAACTAAACACACTTGCAGTAAGGGCTTTAGAAGCTGCAGTGAGCACCTTGTTGTGTTCCATCCTCTTAGGAATGTCTTTGAGGCGCTCCCCAAACGACAAGATACTGTACGCGGGGTCAACGACGTTGAGAATATAGACGAGAGAGCCGGTTGCACTCGTTAATTCGTTGCTTGGCGGCCGCGATGGCTTAATCTCGGTGAAACATAGGCTCATGGGACTCTGATGGTTTGGCAGCATGTGGTGACTCATTAATGCATCGCAAGGCACTTGATGTGTTTTTGAAATGGGCGTCTTCTGTGCGGCATTGTAAACGTAACCATCACAGCGTTTTCCAGCCAAGATGCACTTTTTGCAAGCCGGTTTTGCCTCGTCACACTTTATGTGGCGGGCTCTAGAACGAGTCAGCAATACTTTACAGGAGCCACATACCAAAAAGGTTGCTGCAAAGGCTTCACTGACCGACAGGTCTTACATCCGGTTTTCACTTTGGGGGCCCATCTTCTCTGTCGTGGGCTTCCTCTCCGCGATTGGAGAATAGGAATTGCCGCGCAACTTGCGCTTTCATTGTTCTTTCGCATGGTTCTCCCTGTTTCCGCTCTTCTCTTGATAGGTCCGGGAGAGGAGATTAGGGCTAGAAACAAAATGTGTTGAGGTGGAATATCCCGATCGTGTTCAGTCCCAGCAGCGAAATTGGCAAACAGCCGACAGCAGGGATCGTCCTGCACGGTTCCTTGAAGTCAAGACGCACCTTGCTGCCTAGTCGCATTGGGTGGGAGGAGTCTTGTGtaaaggacatggagcttttGGTGGTCAGATTATATTATGTCATAACTTATAAGCACAACTTCCCCACGTTCCGCCTCACTTTTGAATCGCAGTCAATGCGGCTAGGATAAAATGGAGCTAGGGACGGACCTGTCCGATGGTTTATTTGGGGCCGTAGTTATTTTAAGAACAGTCTAGTACTCAACCTCTTCTTATCAACGTAAGACATAGTTATCCTATCTAGTAATCTCCATACACAAGAACTAGCGGTGCAGAGCGTAAAGCTACGAGTGATGTCAAGAATCAGATGCGAGAACCCAGTGCTACCCTATACCTGGTGCAACTAGCTCGCTATCAAACTACCACAAGCAACGACATGTTGGAGTCAATCTGTGATATAgcttggctgcctttgctATTCTAGGGCTTTTAATTATTGCCTCGCCTATTGGTTATCCTTGCATTCTGCAGTGGTTTCTACATGGAACTCGATCAGGGCTATTAAGGTTAAGACCCCCGTTAGCACTGGGTATTCTAGGTATACAGCTAGAAAATCAGAGTACCACTCCAGGTAAGTGTTGAGGCTATTCCATCCCAGGCTTCTGCCTTTTGGGGCATGAAAACGAGCTGGGCGACTACTTTGGCGACGAGTACATCTATTGGGAGCTGaaggttagggttagggttatatATGCACATGTACTCCACGATGATGCCTTGGCGGGGCAGCACCTCAACCACTTGGCCCAAGCGTCTTGATGAGCGCATATGTGCTTATATAAGCCGATGCTAGCAGGAATCACGAGCAAGTTGTTGAATTCAGGTCAACGCCGGCACCGGCATCTTCGTAAGGTCCGCCTGCCCGCAACCACGTTGAGTTCAAGTGCACCACCCACCATGACTTAGCGCAGCCATTTTGGTCTGCCTTACATGCACATCAATTGCTCCCGTTCGtccgcccgcccgcccgtTGGTCGTCTGTAATCATTTCATCTTCCTCACGATTGTGTCTCTGTCTTTGTTTTCCGTCGTCGCGACAACACACCAGGTCCCCGTCGCCTCTTCCCCCAACGAAAACGACCCAACGATATTCCTCGCCCGTCTGCGCAGCGGCGTCGCGTGCCAGACTCTGCCGCTTCCAATTCGCCCGCCCGCCCGACTGCTTGTTCAACCCTCCAATCGATCAATCGGCCCCCCGTAGAATCAAATGCAACTTAGAAGAGCCGCTAGAGTTATTCTTGTAGGCGCTCCCGGCGTCGGCAAGGGCACCCAGAGCGAACGACTGTTGGGGCGGTTCCCCCAACTCGCGTCCATCAGCACCGGCGACTTGCTCCGCAGCAATGTCAAGAACAGGACGCCGCTCGGTAAGCAACGCCCAGCATGCAAAACAAGCCCAGACACTCCCGTTAACGTCCGCACaggcatcaaggccgagaGCACCATGAAggccggcggcctcgtcgccgacgaCCTCATGCTCCGCCTCATATCCAGCGAGCTCCGCAACCGCGGCTGGCTGCAGAGCCACGGACCCCCCGAGGTCATGACGCTCTCGTCCGAGGCtaccaccaccgccgagaTGCAATCCCGCGACAGCATGGCATTCGGGGccttcgccgccggccgcccCCCCTCGCCCGCGCAGGCCTCCGAGGACCCTGCGGCGTCCTTCATCCTCGACGGGTACCCCCGCAACGCGGCGCAGGCCGGCAGCCTCGAGGGCATCGTCCCCATCAACCTGGCCGTCTCGCTCAAGACCCCCTTCGAGGTCATCCTCGAGCGCATCGCCGGCCGCTGGGTCCACGAGCCCTCGGGCCGCGTCTACAACACGAGCTTCAACGCGCCCAGGGTCCCCGGCCGCGACGACATCACCGGCGACCCCCTGACGCAGCGGCCCGACGACACCGAGCAGGTCTACCGCGCGCGCTTCCAAAAGTTCCAGGAGACCAGCGAGCCCCTGCTCGAGCACTACGCCAGCAAGGGGGttctcgtcgaggtcgagggcATGAGCAGCGACGAGATCAGCCCCAAGCTCTACCAGGTCTTTGAGCAGCGCTTCGTCATGTAAACGCGCCCACTAGTTCAACACCACGTATCAAAGCGGAGACGTCTTGAAGCTTTTGTCTTTTCGAGTTCTTATTTACTAGCTACGTTTAATGTTTGCGAGGCGGAAAATGTGATTGCCGGGTTTCTACCCATGTTCTGAGCGGAGTAAGCGGGTTCAAAGTGCCCTGCTAGCCTACATGATGGGCAGTTTCATGTtgtattttcttctttttcttcctctttttttttattttgacCCTGGCGGACGGAAACAATTGCTATGGATTTGCAAGAGCTGCAGCCGTAGGGACGCAATGGCGGATGGGGAATTGCCGAGGAAAAGTAGCTCGGTTGGAGTATTGATCGGGcaccatgtacatacgggTTGAAAGCCCAAATTCAGACCTCGGGCCTTTGAGGAACTTTTGCCGTCTGGTGACGTGATGCTCGCTTTCACATGATTCTGGAAATGGCCCGGTTTTGCTCCACCCATGCATGGCGGGAAGATCCGGGGAATTGCGGTTTCCTACTTGGGGTATCTCGTCGGAAGACGATTTGGCGCGCAGTGCCTAAGTACTAGTATACATATAAACACATGGCGCTTGTGCATGATTTGGCGTGACAGAATGTCGAGCTTGGATGTGGAGGCGGTTGCAAACAGAATATATGCcagctacttaagtacctaaaTACTAAACGAATTCCACaactacccaggtacctacaAAAGACCCCATTTCGCCTAAAGCTACATAATGTGTTCGTGCAGACTTTGAACCCTCGAAATAATGACCTGCAATTATCGGAAAAAGATATTATCAGCAGCCGCAACGCTGGCGAATTCGTTACTCTCGCCATTCGTCACCGCTACGCATGCCGCTGGGCGTATTGCCCCCGTTGCTCCCCTTTGATGATCCGGCTGAGGGATgggcctcatcctcgtcatcgtccaGAGCCTTTGCTAGCTCATCCGGGTCATGCATCTTGGCATCCGGATCAATATGGCCCccatccaagccctcttcTTGGTCGTGGTGGCGGTCCGCATCGAATACGCCCTCATCCGCACTGACGGAGATGCCTCGGGCTCCCCAGCCGGGTCGAGCAGCGCGTCGGGCCCCGTTTCCTTCGCCGCCCAGTGCGGGAGTGCTCTCTTCATCGTCAGCGGATTCCACGTGCTTGCCAAAGATGCGGCGGAGTAACCAGCCACGGCGCATGTCGTCTgcgtcgacgatgccgccaccGCGAAGCTTGACGCGCTGTCGGGTGTAGTATACCCATGCGAAGTCGACGTAGAGCGCTGTCTGGATCATGCCGAAGATGACGGCCACTGCCTCGGGCTTTCGGCCGGTTGTGTCGAACTCGCGGACGAACCAGTTGAGGATGTACAGGGCCCTGTAGGACCCAAGGGCAAGCAGGTAGAAGGAGTTGATGACGGTCGGGACCGTGGTTTGCCGAAGCAGGAGAAGCTGGGGCAGAATACAGCCTGATTCGAGAATCTCGGAAAACACCCACATCCACTGCGTTGTAATGTTTAGCAATCTCTTTATGTGATGGCGCACAGGGGATTTGCACGAACCGTTATAAAACCCCACTGGTCGTAGaaaatcatcatcatgaagGGCGACAGGActgcggcagcggcgagtACGCCTCCGCCTAGCTTCCACGAGAGCTCACGCTCCCTCGAGCGCGGGTACACCCACTGCATTATCCCGATGGTGTAAAACGATGACGAAATGTAGACAATCTTGAATAGCAGGTTCCATAGTATAGTTGTTCGAAAGATGTCGAGGTATCTGGTACAGAATACGAGGGCATACAGGACCTGCGTGATCAGGGAGACGCCTTCGGCGCTGCGGTTCGAATGTATTGCGAATATGAGAATACCCTTTGATGCGAGATGGGCTAGATCTCCCAAGATTCGAAAAACCTGGCGTGCATCAATCGAACTGGTCAGTGCTTGCGAATGGGGAGAAGGGCATTGGGCAGGGTGGTGGCGAGCTAGCTTACGTTCCAattcaccatggctgcggcTTCGAGCGAGGTGCTCGTCGAACTAGTCGGACTCAATCAGCAGAAAGAGGAGTGGAAACAGCGACGGGAGAGTTGCCCCGATAAAAGAAGAGCAGGCAAACTAGGGCGTAAGAACGTGGGAAGCAAGGCGACACGCAAGGTGTTGACGGTTTGCGGATGACTTGTCGTGTCGCAAAGCTATCGAAGTGATTCGCCTGTGGCTCCCGTGGGGATGAGGACACCTGAGCTCGGGCAGTGACAGTTGATTGGGCTGAGCTGGTTGAGTTGGTGGAGCTGCCTAGCCGAGAACGAAAGTACCCATAGTGAACGATTCCGGCGACAGTTGACATCTTGGCATCTTGACGTGGCTGGGAGCGCTTGAGCCGAACGGAGGCGGCCCCGGCCGTACTTGGCAAGATACAAACATATCCGTTCGCGGGCCTCCAGACCAGCTGACGGCGTCAGTGTTGTGTTGCTGGCCAGGGCGAGGCAATCCAAGCTTCGCACGTTCAAGAAAGTGCGTAGCCATCCGTAGAATACTACTACTGCCATGCCAGCGTATCAGCCACCCCACCCCCAGAGGAGGAGGTATTGTGTAACAAAGCTGGCACATCCTGCGACTCGATGACGCGGAGCATGATCGACAGCCGCCAGCCAGCTGATTGTCCGTGGAGAAGATGGGCAGCATCCAAACCCCTTGACATGACACATGTCCTCCCTTGTTTCTTTCAACGTGAATGGTATCAGTTTGCTGAAGCCGACTTTCTCTTTGACTTTTGCTTTGCATAGAGGGATTGCTCTACCAAAGATTCTCTTGCAGTGTCTGATGAGCCTGGTGTCTGGTTCGTGCCACAAAGGCGCGCATAGAAGCTTGTGTCGCCACGAACACGACATTGGATGACGgccatttcttcttcatagGAGTCTACTATAGAAGGGCATCGGGGACAATAACTGACACCAAGAAACGTCAACCATGCACTTCGTGCGAGTGTTTGTATGGATGGTCGTAGGCTTCACCACGGCCGTGCCTGTTCGTGGCTTCGCCGATGGTCTCGCCGACCAGAAAGCCGTCTCGCATGATGATCAATCCCTCCGCGTTTCCAAACCCGACTGTAAGTGACCTGTCCTTCAAGAGTTTCTACCGCCAGTCACATCTCCCGAGGGTGGCTAACCATACTCTAGCATCCGAAACGTAAGCACACCCAATGCAGGTCCATGTTGCATCTACTTCCCAACCTGTTTACTCACCAACACGCAGACATCATGACACAAAATTCGCGTACGACTCACGATACATGAAGCAGTTGCTCAACAAAACCGCCCATCGCGACGCGGCTCGCACCCTCATCCAGTCATACCTCATCACATGTCGCGAACTCCAGGTGCAAACTTGGCTCATGAACGGGAGTCTCTTGGGATGGTGGTGGGGAAAGAAGGTAATCAAGAAAAAATTCGGGAATTCTCTATTTGATCCCGCTGACATATTTCAGATGTTGCCATGGGACTACCCCAGCAATGTTCAAATTACCGAGGCTGATCTCCATTTCTTGGCGGCCTACCACAACGCATCCGTTCACTTCCACAGACGGAAAGGCATGCCGAAAGGAAAGAGATTTCTGCTCGAAATAAGCCCAGATTTCACGAACAGGGCGCAAACAGGCGCTACGGATGTGATTGATGCTCGCTGGACTGATCTCGGCAGTGGGCTATATCTGAACATCACGGCCGTGCGATATAGCCCTGACCATCCGAGCGGCGAAGGGGTGCTTTACACAAAGGACGGTCAACAATTCCATGTAAGCGAAGACGCAGGCGTGCTGCCAGGAACGGCGGTCGAACGTCGACTAACGGCGGGTAGGACACCTTGTTGCACCCGTTAAGAGACACAACGTTCGAAGGAGAGCCGGTCAAAATCCCGTATCGGTATAAGACGATGCTAGCGGAGAGGTATGGCGAGGAGGCCTTGAAAAAAACGCACTATAATGGGTAAGTTGATCAAAACCTCTTGCAATCGTTTCCCCATCGTTGGGCTGATGACTGTAGACACAAGTTCGATACGCCTGAGATGCAATGGGTAATGCAAGGATGAATTACAAAGGAAAGTATCGAATGGCAGGCAGCGTCTATGCCACAGTGTAGAGAAGTTATGAAATATTTGAGGGATAATGGACAAGATTCTAAAAGAGATCAATGTTGAATGAAAAACCTTGGTGTGAACAATTGGTGCATGTTTCTTCGTCATTGTGGGGTCTGGTGCGAGCCAAGATTGCAAACCCCTGCGGACAAGCTTAAGCCGCCATGCCCCGCGACGTCACTGACAATGGATCTAGTAGACGCGTCTGACTCAACCACATTCGCGTCTCTGACCGTCGAGCCCAATTATCGCCACACCCACCCACCCTTGCGTGCGCTCACGATGGGTGCCGAAAAACATCCACAGGCACGGTATACTATTCTTCACATGTAACAGCACATTCAATTGTCTCCCGGAATGGCAACAGGTAAGCCCGCCGCAGCGCATTGCGCAGCTTCAGGACTACGTGGTAACCGAGCAAAACAGGAAGGGAACGTCGCGAGGGAAAGCTCAACGAGCGACTCCGTGGTGCTGGGTACGTGAATCATTCTGAACTCGCGCCTGCAACACGTTCCCGCTGATACCTCTACAGGCGAACAAACATCGACGACAACGATACCTTCAACCTCGACATCCCCGGCATCGCCACCGGACCAGCCGTCCAAAGCTCAAGCTCACCAGGCTCGCTACCCGCGCACCCCGCTGCCCAAACAAGTCTTCCTAGCAGGACAACCAGCAACGCACCGGACACCCGACAGGAGACAGAATCGCCGTATCAGCCTGCCGGAGACGCGGATCTTCCGGGCCCTCGCAGCTCAAGCGCACCGGTATCAGCACCGTCCGAACGCGATGACCCCGACCTGGATGAACCAGAGCCTGTTCAGCCGCCGTCAAGCGCCGTGTTTCGGGGAGGACCCCGAGTGGCCAGAACCATCACAGAAGAGATTACGGAAAGTCCAGCCGGAAAGCCTGGCAGCGGCCACAGGCAGCGCATCAATGAAGCAGTCAACATCGGCGGAGCACCGACGGGACGGACGCCGGACATAagcgatgaggatgacgcaCAAACACAGCCATCATCGCCACTCGCAAACAAGACGCGTACGAGCAATGTCTCACGGCCATCAATTCCAGCAGTACCCGAAGAATCAGAaggggagagggaggaggaacCAAGCGATGAAGCTCGCACTCGTCCACCTCAACAACGACCAGGAATAGCAAGGAAGGAGGCGGTGGTCgtggaggaagaggaggaggaggaggaggaggaggaggagcccgAAGAATCAGATCACTCCGATGAAGGGGCTGTAGAGATTGACGATCGAAGAGCAGCCCAGTCCATCGGTGTAAAGCGCCCTAGGCCCAACAAAACACGGTCTCCGGAACTAGGCTCGGAGCAATCCGAAGACAGCCAGCCCGAGGAACCGGTGCAAAAGAGGCACCGCAGAAGCCCGGCAGCCCAGAGGCAGCCTGCGAAGCGACCTAAGCCACAGCCAAAGCAGAAACGCCATAGTTCGGGAAGTGAtcgcgacgacgacgcagcgATTGAAATTACCGTCCAACGATTTGTCAACAACTTTGCCCAAggcgccgatgacgaggatgaactGCAGCAGGAGATTCCATTTGCGAACCGTGGTGGAGAGACAGTCGTAGATGTCTTCTCACAGGTCTGCGAAGAAATGATTTCTTCAACTTTGGAAAATCTCCAGAAGATGTTGCAGTCTTCTGATGAtttggggaagaagaaggagttGAGAGTCAAGATTCGTGCTATCGGGGCGTATCGGGAAGAGCTTAACTCTCGGCTGCTCCAACATGTGAGTGCCCCCCATGTTGAATTTGAAGGGCTGTCACTGACGAGATTTAAGGCTATTCATTTGAATCACTGGCATTCGTTACGAAGACGTCTTCGTCATGTTCAGAAGGAGAAGTTGGCACTTCGAGATGAAATTATTCGGTTAAAGGGTGAACGGGAACAAGTGGCGCTTCGGATGGATGCTGTCCGTATCAAACACGAAGCTGACAGCAAAGAATCGACAGTGAGTTGTTGCGTTGCGATTTTGCATTGGTCATGGTCTAACACTTGAAATTTTTCTTTGTCTTAGTCACGTTTAAATGCGTCCTCTCTCATGCACGACATCGATTTGGCGGTCGAACAAGGTCGGGAAGCCCCAGAACTCTCTCGCAAAGCAGAGAAGGAAGCCGATCTGGGCAATCTCGACCTGGTCCTGGCTCAAATATCAGACCAAGTTAGCTCAACGAGCTCAACTGGCGGTCTGCTTCAACAAGTACAAGATTTCAACGCGTTTCTGGAACGAGCAGCCACAGCACTTGAATCAGGTTGAAACTGATGTTTTCAGTTGAAAGAATCTACTTTTCTGACGCTCCACCCAACATGCCCCCGCAGCTTTCCGCGCCACGGCTTAttgaatcttggccttgctgaAGTCCATCTCCGGGTGCTGGTCCTGGAACTTCTTCAAGAtgtccatcttcttctgctcaTCTGACGAAGGCAGCCCCTTCTCCTTCTGACGCTGGTCATACATCATCTTCTCAACCATGCCCCTCGTCTCACCGTCGAGGTCAGACAGTTTCGAAGAATCAGGCTGAATCTTCGTTACGTCAATGGTAGGAGCAGAAGTGATAACGTGCGCCCACCACTCCATcttgttgaccttgtcgAGCTGGATTTCGACCGTCTTGGTACCG
The DNA window shown above is from Metarhizium brunneum chromosome 1, complete sequence and carries:
- the ADK2 gene encoding GTP:AMP phosphotransferase — encoded protein: MQLRRAARVILVGAPGVGKGTQSERLLGRFPQLASISTGDLLRSNVKNRTPLGIKAESTMKAGGLVADDLMLRLISSELRNRGWLQSHGPPEVMTLSSEATTTAEMQSRDSMAFGAFAAGRPPSPAQASEDPAASFILDGYPRNAAQAGSLEGIVPINLAVSLKTPFEVILERIAGRWVHEPSGRVYNTSFNAPRVPGRDDITGDPLTQRPDDTEQVYRARFQKFQETSEPLLEHYASKGVLVEVEGMSSDEISPKLYQVFEQRFVM
- the ERD2 gene encoding ER lumen protein-retaining receptor, whose translation is MVNWNVFRILGDLAHLASKGILIFAIHSNRSAEGVSLITQVLYALVFCTRYLDIFRTTILWNLLFKIVYISSSFYTIGIMQWVYPRSRERELSWKLGGGVLAAAAVLSPFMMMIFYDQWGFITWMWVFSEILESGCILPQLLLLRQTTVPTVINSFYLLALGSYRALYILNWFVREFDTTGRKPEAVAVIFGMIQTALYVDFAWVYYTRQRVKLRGGGIVDADDMRRGWLLRRIFGKHVESADDEESTPALGGEGNGARRAARPGWGARGISVSADEGVFDADRHHDQEEGLDGGHIDPDAKMHDPDELAKALDDDEDEAHPSAGSSKGSNGGNTPSGMRSGDEWRE
- the nudC gene encoding Nuclear movement protein nudC, translating into MADVKDPSPAEEAAARAKEADEQAALPYKWQQTIAELNVTFTVPGNMKSKDLIIDIKKQSLTAGIKGQEPVIKGDLPHAIHVDDSTWTLSTNADGTKTVEIQLDKVNKMEWWAHVITSAPTIDVTKIQPDSSKLSDLDGETRGMVEKMMYDQRQKEKGLPSSDEQKKMDILKKFQDQHPEMDFSKAKIQ